AAATGAGTAGGCCTATCCATAATAAGAAGAACATACTCAGAAAAGGGAAGTAGATCAGACTTCCTATACCTACAATCATACCGAGGTCAAACATTTCGGCTTTGACATCTGTCTGCCGATAGAGGGAGAGCAACTTGCTTAACATCCATATCGAAATAAAATTACAGATGAGCGTTGGAGACAGTACCAAAAATGGTAAAAATAGGCTGGCCAGTGTCATGTACATCAACGCAACCAAGAAACTGGGCTTACCCAGCAGGTTAAAATGGCTTGTGATGCGATTGAGTATCGTTGCCTGAGAAATCGTCAAGATCAGTGTGATAAAAACATTGGTCGAAGGAGAGAGGTTGATTAAGTTGTTTTCTCCCAAAAGATTCCCCAAGGCAGGTTCAAAGATTACAGAATCAAGTTTGTCCGGAAGGTGAAGAAATATGCCTAAGCATAAAACAAAACCCACGATGGATAGAAATAAAATATTGATGGGTGAATAATTTCTAAACTGACTTATAATCATTGTATACGATCAATAAAATGCTATTTATTCTTTTTTTCCAATTTGCTGATACGACGATCGAGCAAGAAAAGGAAGAAAGCCAAACCCAGAAAAATGACCAACATGACCAATACAACAACGTAGATCTTACCTTCGCTACGTAATCCAGTCGCCATCTCGACATCATCCTGTGCAAATGTGCTCAAAGTTGATAAGAGTAGTAAGGCGATTGACAATGTTATTTTTTTCATTTGTTTAAAATATTATTCGTGTCCTTTTCATTGTTATGTATGATTCGATACACGCTATTTGATTTATGTAATATTCTGTTTTTTACTGATTGGGTTCTACCGGATTTCTTTATTTTAGAAATAAAGTGCGGTATTAGCCGTTCAATTTTATGCGTTCAAATCTTTCTTTTCGAGCAAACGTACTCTATAGCGAAGTGAACAGATCCATGCTGCAATCATTGGCCAGCCAATCATCGCTGCATAAAATGTAGGACGAAGTTCGCTGCTCATTTTTAAATCGCCAAAAGCGGCGTTTCCACCACTTCCAGGGTGAAGAGAGTCTGTCATCTTTGGTAGAATATAAAGTAGCACGATGATAATTGGAAATGCAAAGATATTGTACACAGCTGATATTTTGGCTCTTTTTTGCTCTTCTTCCAATGCATTGCGGAGCACCAAATAGGCTAGATACATCAGTGTTGCTATGGCAGAACCATTAAGCTTCGGGTCGTTTGGCCAAGGCTCTCCCCAGGTGATGTTTGCCCAAAGCATACCTGTTGCAAGTCCAAGAAAACAAAATGTTATTCCGGTATTAACAGCTTCAATGGCCATTAAATCATACTCCTGTTTGCCCGTATTGAGGTATTTGATACTATAAATAACAGAAACCAGGTACATAACGAACATAGCCGACCACATTGGGACATGAAAATAAACGTTGCGTATGCTTTCGTGAAGGATGAATAGGCGGGGAACAGGTCCCAAAAGACCATTGATAATGACCGCACAGATAATCATTACCGCTAATATTTTCCACCATTTTTTTCTCATGGATAAATTGAATTTAGTTTGTTCTCAATTCTGACACTTAATCTCGCCAAAGGTACGGAAATAACAATAAAGAAATAGTGATGGTGATTATATTAATTGCAAGTAATACGATTATTTCTTTGCTGCTGGAAGCCCTTTCCAGGCCTTCTATTGCATTGCGGGATAGCTTGATTAATACGATTAACAGTGGGATAATGGCGGGGAAACTCAAGATGGCCATTAAGGTGCTGTTGTTGCCCGCTTTGGAGCTGATCCCGGAGATCATGGTAAAGACGGTGGCAAAACTGATGCTGCCTAAGATGACCGAAATGAAGTAAAGTGTTGGATCACCGACAGGGTTTCTGAATATCGTCGAATAGACAAAATACGCAATGATCGCCAGCAGGGTCATCATCATCATATTGTAAATGACTTTCGCTAAAATGATCGCTCTGGGATCAACCAGTGAATAGTAGTAAAGTTGCCGGTTTGGGTTTTCTTGGACGAAGCTTTTGTTGATTGCATTGATCGAAGCGAAGAGCATAATGATCCAAAATAATGCATTCCATGTAGCCGTATCAACTGATTTGAACGCTTGATAGCAAACGAAAACAGTTGATACGACATATAGTAGAATTCCGTTAATAGCATATTTTGAACGCCATTCCAGAATGATGTCTTTAAGAATTAAAGTTTTTACCTGTTGCAGCAAAGTCATATGCAGCAAAGATACAAATGTATTTTGACCACGGGAGTGACCAAAACCATCAATTCTTAAAAAAGCTGTTTTTTTACTTATGCGTTAGAAATTTTGGATTTTGCAGCATCAGTTGTATTGTCGATTTTGCTTGCCAAATTTTGAGCGGCATTGTTGGCGTGGTCCAAAGCTTCTCTGCCGGCTTCTTTTGCTTTGTTTTTCAGTGCATCTGCATCATCCGATGCTTTGCTGAAAGCTGCTTGTGCTTTTGATTTCAAATGGTCTAATTCAGCCGAAGCTCTGTTCGCTAGCTTTTGTGCCTTTTTAGCTTCTTTTTTTGAAAGATCTTTCAATGACTTAGTTAAGCTTTTAATGCCGTCATTTGCACGATCTAATTGTTTTTTCCCATCATCAGTTCCTAAAAGATACCATGCAGCAGCTCCCGCAGCTAATCCTACCAAAGCAAATGCCACTAATCCATTTTTGCTATTTTTCATAATTCTTCTATTTTGTTATATATTCAAATGATAATCAAGTATGATACCAAATGAACAATCCCAGGGTGAATTTGTTTAAAAAGAATCAATAATTAACAAAATTTTACATATCAATTTTCTGCTGCTTTGATTGCAGATTATAGAGGTGCTGATAAAGACCGCTTTCTTTTTGGAGCAGTTCAACGTGCGTGCCGCTCTCAGACACGATTCCATTTTCGACAACGATAATTTTATCGGCATCAATAATGGTCGATAGTCGGTGTGCAATAATGATCGAGGTGCGTCCACGCATTAATTCTTCCAACGCCTCCTGCACTTGTCTTTCTGATTCTGAGTCTAGGGAAGAAGTGGCTTCGTCCAAGATAAGGATTGCGGGATCTTTTAATAGTGCACGCGCAATGGCAATCCGTTGGCGCTGACCACCAGAGAGTTTAACGCCACGTTCACCAACTAAGGTGTCATAGCTTTCGGGGAAATTTAATATAAATTGATGTGCGTTGGCACGTTTTGCAGCCGCTATTATTTCATCTTCCGTGGCATCGAGCTTACCATAGGCTATATTTTCACGTATTGTTCCGCCAAACAGCAAAACATCTTGCGGCACGATAGCGACCTGGTTGCGGATATCGCAAAGTTCAAAATCGGATGCCGGTTTGTCATCGTAATATACTTCCCCTTTATTGGCTGTGTAGAATTGTAGAATCAATGAAGCTATTGTTGATTTTCCGGTTCCACTCGGTCCAACGATGGCTATTTTATCGCCAGCATTGGCTGTAAAGTTGATGTCTTTCAGAATTTCAATATCAGGGCGGCTTGGATAGGCAAAGGAAACATGGTTGAAGCTCAGTTTTCCGGTCATGGTCTTGTGCACTTCCTTGCAAGTTGGTTTTACATTGAGGTGTTCTTGGGGCTCATCTAAAATTTCCAAGATCCGTTCACTGGCGCCCAAAGAGCGTTGGATATTGGCATAGAGTTCGGGGAAACTGCCCATGGAGCCTGCAACAAACATCGAATACAAGATATAGGTAGTCAGGTCGCCTACAGTCATTTCATGGATAGAAACCAATGCTGCGCCGTACCAGATGACAGCAATCACCGCACCGAAAATACAGAAAATAATAAAAGAGGCAAAAGCACCACGGAAAGTAGCCCCTTTGACCGCTAATTTTACCACTGAATCCATCTGATTGCTGTAGCGATTAAACTCGAAGTACTCATTCACAAAGGCCTTTACGTTGCTTATTCCCAGTAGGGTCTCTTGGACAATACTGTTTGACTCGGCCATTTTATCCTGAGCTTGTCGAGACAATTCGCGGATGAATTTTCCGAAAATAATGGCCGCCACAACGATAATCGGTAAAATACAAAGGTTCATGAGGGCAAGTTTGGGCGATACCCAAACCAAAAGGAACACACCGAAACAAAGACTAATCAACTGTCTTAGGATTTCAGCCAATGTTGTTGTTAACGTATCCTGAATTTGTGAAAGGTCTGCAGACAAGCGGCTGTTTAATTCCCCTACACGACGATTGGCGAAAAATTCAATTGGCAAAGAAATCAGCTTAAGATAAGTGTCCTTGCGTAATGTGGATAACGTACGTTCAGCAATCTCAACAAAAATTCGGATACGAAAAAAAGAGACGACCGATAGAAAAGACAGAATAATAAAGGCAATTCCACCGATATAATAAACATGTGGTGCAAGCCATGGGTAAGTTTGCTTGCCTTGCGCAGCATCAATCATCGCACCGAGCAAAGCCGGAAAGGCGAGCATGGCCAAACTGGATAATACCAAGAAAAACATGCCGACCCCAAATTTAAACCGATAAGGTTTTAAATAGGTCATCAATTTAGATGCTCTTAATAGGAGCTCTTTATTCAATTTTGGTTTTGGTAGATCTTCTTCTTGTTTATTACCGCTGTTGAATCCTCTTGCCATATCCGCTACTTCAAATTTTGTTGCGAGGACAAATGTAAAGAGATTAAAAATATTTTGCTATCATACTTTAGTCAATTTTTTGAGCTGAATCGTACTTTTTCTGATTTAAACGGCTGTTTTAAGTGGCGTGTCGTTGTGCAAATGCTTGTGTTGTGCTGCTTTATCCTAAATTTTGTCGCTTCGAAGCTGTTTGTTGCGCGTTAAATTTATAGAGCAAATATCCTAATACGGCGATAACAAGTAAGGCGATATAGAGTAGTATATGGCTTATACCTCCGTTGCCGGATGTTTTGTCAATCTGTGCCCGCAATTTCTCGTTCTCTTTTTGGAGCTTACTTATGGTGCCTATATAGGCTGATACCTGCTTGTCGTAATCTGTTGCCAATTGTTGGAATTTGTCCTTCTCAAAATCTTTGATTTTCAATAGTTTTTGAGTCTCTAAGAAAATATTGTTGTCGGTGATAACAATATCTTTAAGGATATCAATGCTCTTTTGCATGTCACCTTTTGATTTGAAAAGGCCAAAAAGCCCTGTTTTTTGAGTGAGGCTCGTGTCATAGGCGCCGAATTTCTGTTGACGGGCATCGAGTAGGTCATTTACACGACTTCGTTGGACCTCAAAAGAGCTGGAGTCAGGGTTGTTTTGCGACTTGGCCTGTTCAAAGAAGCAAAATAGAACGGCGATTGGAAGTAGGAATTTTAAAAATTTCATCATGTAATTGGACGATCTATTTAATCAAATCTATAGTTAAACTAACGTTGATGGTAAAATTTTATTTTGCCACGGAGCTACACCTGCAATTTTAGCCTTGTGGTCAGTTTGACCAAGGATAAAAAAATGGAGCGAAAGCACGACAAATGAATTTATGAAATTAATCTTTAAATTCTATACGAATAACATTAGAATCGTCATCATGAAGTCCGAGTAGCTGGCTGGCATTACCTTTATTGATGGCGATTTCAAGGTAGTTAGAAATGCCAAATAAACAAAGTTTCTCTCCTTCTCCCACTTCATTGTAATGCCAGGAAAGATTGGTAATGGTTTCATTGCGTTTGAAATAAAGGACGAAATGACGTCCTTTTTGAACTTTATTGAAAAGATCTTTGGAAATATTGGTGATGGCATTACCAAAAGCATCAACATAAATGACGTTGCCTCGGATCATGTCTTTATCAAAGATGGGCTGCAAAGTTACTTTTTCGATGAGCTGTTGCATTGAAGTACCGATTTCTTTCAGTTTGCCCCCCTTAGCAATATGACAGGCGGATTTAGAAAGAATATCTGCGAGCGGAAAGTGTAGATACCGAAGGTCTTGCATTAAGTTGAGCTCATAGAGTTCCTGTGGTTCGTTGCCATTCAACAATAAGCTGAAAATACCGTTGTCGGCTCCGACGAAATAATGATCGTTGTATTTCATACCGATATATTTCGACTCTTCATGAAACAGGGTGTTAATGCCGATAATATGTACGGTTCCTTTAGGGAAATAATGATAAGCGTTGCCTAATACAAAGGCCGCCCGAGGGATATTGAATGCTGGAATTTCGTGGGTAATATCAACAATATTGGCACCGGACAATTGCGATAAAAGACTACCCTTTAACGCGGCTTGATAAAAATCTTTGTGTCCTAAGTCTGTTGTTAATGTAATTACTGCCATTATAATCTAAATCCTAGATTGAATTGCTGTCGAATTCCCTTAAATATACCCTTAAATTTATCTAAATAGTGGACAAAATTACTATTTATCAGATGATTTATAAAGCTAATTGGATAACTTATTTTGAATCTGTCTTTTTTCGATTGATATACACAAACATAGCGAAGATTTTATGTATAACGAAATCTTTGTGTCCCTTTGTGGACGGTCTCCATAAGCTTCTAAATCATCGTCGTTTGTACACTGTATCTTCTTGGTTGTTTCGTTAGAATACGTTAATTTTGAATAGTATTATACAGAAACGATATTGTGTAATGGCTACAATCTAATTAATTCTAAATAGGATAAAATTTGAACGAATTACTAATTGCATTAGATGGTCTGAATTTGCCCATATTATGGGGAGCAGACAATGAGCACTTCGATTATTTGAAGAAGCAATTCCCAAAACTGCGGATTGTAGCTCGCGGGAGTGAAATGAAGGTGTTGGGAGACGCGAAGGAATTGGATCTGTTTGAGCAATCGTTTAAGGAAGTCATGGCTCATCTGGAGAAATTTAACAACATTACTTTATTGGATTTTGAAAATCTCCTTGGCGCAAGTGCAGGTTCTGCTGTTCAGCAGGAAAAAGAACTTGCGGCCAAACATGCAGCCTTTGGATCCGAACCGATCGTGTATGGGCCTAATGGCCTTATTGTACGCGCACGTACGGCCAACCAACGGAAGATGGTGGATAGTATTTCGAAAAATGATATCTTATTTGCTATCGGACCGGCGGGTACAGGAAAGACCTATACGGCGGTTGCATTAGCTGTCAGGGCACTTCGAAATAAAGAAATCAAAAGGATTATTCTAACAAGACCAGCTGTCGAGGCGGGTGAAAACCTCGGTTTTTTACCGGGCGATTTAAAGGAGAAGGTAGACCCCTATTTGAGACCGCTCTATGATGCATTGGACGATATGATTCCAGCAGAAAAGCTAAAAGGTTACCTGGAAAATCGGACTATTGAAGTTGCACCTCTAGCGTTTATGCGTGGACGAACATTGGACAACTGCTTTGTGATTCTGGACGAAGCTCAGAATGCAACGGATATGCAGCTGAAGATGTTTTTGACACGTATGGGGCCAACGGCAAAATTTATCGTTACAGGTGATATGACACAGGTAGATTTACCGAAAAAAAATCAATCTGGATTGTCTACTTCAATTCGCCTATTGGAGAATATCGAAGGAATAGACATTATCCACCTCAGCGGTGGAGATGTGGTTCGCCATAAACTGGTTCGCCGCATCCTCGAAGCGTATGGCGATATTTAATCGGTCTATGCTGCAAACGTATGATTTGGGATATCTCAGTTTGGCATGGGTACGAAAGGTGCCGACTGATATAGTTCAATTAGCCTTATTAAAAGGCAAATCGAGTACAGCGAGCTCTTAAATAAATGCGCTGCATTTATGAATGCCATTGAACGCAGTCATAAATGAACAATTACTTATATTTGAATTTTACGTTGAACATGAATGCTATAAAAGAAACAAATTTCAATTTCGAAAACCAGACTGCTTTTTACCGGGGAAAAGTACGTGACGTGTATACGATTGCCGATACGTATTTGGCGATGGTTGCCTCAGACCGTATTTCGGCATTTGATGTGGTACTTCCGCGTCCTATTCCTTATAAAGGACAGGTGTTGAATCAAATTGCAGCCAAATTTTTAAAAGCTACGGCTGATATTATTCCAAATTGGGTCGTGTCTGTTCCGGATCCAAGTGTAACTATCGGTCAGCTATGCGAGCCGTTTAAAG
The Sphingobacterium multivorum genome window above contains:
- a CDS encoding DUF6427 family protein → MIISQFRNYSPINILFLSIVGFVLCLGIFLHLPDKLDSVIFEPALGNLLGENNLINLSPSTNVFITLILTISQATILNRITSHFNLLGKPSFLVALMYMTLASLFLPFLVLSPTLICNFISIWMLSKLLSLYRQTDVKAEMFDLGMIVGIGSLIYFPFLSMFFLLWIGLLIFRPFNWREWITPLLGLATVYFILAVIYLWMGKMEQFYTIWLPFTYKFPTAIRIQLVDYLVLVPVIFTLILFLLVLKDNFFKSVVHIRKSFQLLFFMLCLAIVSFYWNKKLTEAHFLLCAPSIAIYMAYYFTYAKKKWFFEVVYAIITLTIIYFQFF
- a CDS encoding CcmD family protein, encoding MKKITLSIALLLLSTLSTFAQDDVEMATGLRSEGKIYVVVLVMLVIFLGLAFFLFLLDRRISKLEKKNK
- the ccsA gene encoding cytochrome c biogenesis protein — protein: MRKKWWKILAVMIICAVIINGLLGPVPRLFILHESIRNVYFHVPMWSAMFVMYLVSVIYSIKYLNTGKQEYDLMAIEAVNTGITFCFLGLATGMLWANITWGEPWPNDPKLNGSAIATLMYLAYLVLRNALEEEQKRAKISAVYNIFAFPIIIVLLYILPKMTDSLHPGSGGNAAFGDLKMSSELRPTFYAAMIGWPMIAAWICSLRYRVRLLEKKDLNA
- a CDS encoding heme exporter protein CcmB — its product is MTLLQQVKTLILKDIILEWRSKYAINGILLYVVSTVFVCYQAFKSVDTATWNALFWIIMLFASINAINKSFVQENPNRQLYYYSLVDPRAIILAKVIYNMMMMTLLAIIAYFVYSTIFRNPVGDPTLYFISVILGSISFATVFTMISGISSKAGNNSTLMAILSFPAIIPLLIVLIKLSRNAIEGLERASSSKEIIVLLAINIITITISLLLFPYLWRD
- a CDS encoding ABC transporter ATP-binding protein, encoding MARGFNSGNKQEEDLPKPKLNKELLLRASKLMTYLKPYRFKFGVGMFFLVLSSLAMLAFPALLGAMIDAAQGKQTYPWLAPHVYYIGGIAFIILSFLSVVSFFRIRIFVEIAERTLSTLRKDTYLKLISLPIEFFANRRVGELNSRLSADLSQIQDTLTTTLAEILRQLISLCFGVFLLVWVSPKLALMNLCILPIIVVAAIIFGKFIRELSRQAQDKMAESNSIVQETLLGISNVKAFVNEYFEFNRYSNQMDSVVKLAVKGATFRGAFASFIIFCIFGAVIAVIWYGAALVSIHEMTVGDLTTYILYSMFVAGSMGSFPELYANIQRSLGASERILEILDEPQEHLNVKPTCKEVHKTMTGKLSFNHVSFAYPSRPDIEILKDINFTANAGDKIAIVGPSGTGKSTIASLILQFYTANKGEVYYDDKPASDFELCDIRNQVAIVPQDVLLFGGTIRENIAYGKLDATEDEIIAAAKRANAHQFILNFPESYDTLVGERGVKLSGGQRQRIAIARALLKDPAILILDEATSSLDSESERQVQEALEELMRGRTSIIIAHRLSTIIDADKIIVVENGIVSESGTHVELLQKESGLYQHLYNLQSKQQKIDM
- a CDS encoding SAM hydrolase/SAM-dependent halogenase family protein; protein product: MAVITLTTDLGHKDFYQAALKGSLLSQLSGANIVDITHEIPAFNIPRAAFVLGNAYHYFPKGTVHIIGINTLFHEESKYIGMKYNDHYFVGADNGIFSLLLNGNEPQELYELNLMQDLRYLHFPLADILSKSACHIAKGGKLKEIGTSMQQLIEKVTLQPIFDKDMIRGNVIYVDAFGNAITNISKDLFNKVQKGRHFVLYFKRNETITNLSWHYNEVGEGEKLCLFGISNYLEIAINKGNASQLLGLHDDDSNVIRIEFKD
- a CDS encoding PhoH family protein, with the translated sequence MNELLIALDGLNLPILWGADNEHFDYLKKQFPKLRIVARGSEMKVLGDAKELDLFEQSFKEVMAHLEKFNNITLLDFENLLGASAGSAVQQEKELAAKHAAFGSEPIVYGPNGLIVRARTANQRKMVDSISKNDILFAIGPAGTGKTYTAVALAVRALRNKEIKRIILTRPAVEAGENLGFLPGDLKEKVDPYLRPLYDALDDMIPAEKLKGYLENRTIEVAPLAFMRGRTLDNCFVILDEAQNATDMQLKMFLTRMGPTAKFIVTGDMTQVDLPKKNQSGLSTSIRLLENIEGIDIIHLSGGDVVRHKLVRRILEAYGDI